In the genome of Candidatus Nitrosotenuis sp. DW1, one region contains:
- a CDS encoding acyltransferase, giving the protein MVTNHISEKAKIGKNVKIWHFAYVGDNTIIGDNVKIGSLAHVDYNVIIGENTMIEGLVYIPPLSRIGKNVFVGPAASLTNDPYPPSDKLIGVTIKNGAIIGSRAVIKAGVTIGENSVVAMGAVVTKDVPDNVLVAGVPAKVKYSREEYDRKQKEWKS; this is encoded by the coding sequence AAAATGTCAAAATTTGGCATTTTGCGTATGTTGGAGACAATACGATAATTGGTGACAATGTAAAGATTGGCTCTTTGGCGCACGTAGACTACAACGTGATCATAGGCGAAAATACCATGATAGAAGGCCTAGTTTACATCCCTCCCCTGTCAAGGATTGGAAAAAATGTTTTTGTCGGTCCTGCCGCTTCGTTGACAAACGATCCATATCCTCCAAGTGACAAACTAATTGGCGTTACGATCAAGAATGGGGCAATAATTGGATCTCGAGCCGTAATAAAGGCAGGGGTAACAATAGGTGAGAACAGCGTAGTTGCGATGGGAGCAGTCGTTACAAAAGATGTTCCAGACAACGTCCTCGTAGCTGGGGTTCCTGCAAAGGTAAAGTATTCCAGAGAGGAATACGATAGAAAGCAAAAAGAATGGAAGTCCTAA